One segment of Alistipes finegoldii DSM 17242 DNA contains the following:
- a CDS encoding sn-glycerol-1-phosphate dehydrogenase produces the protein MNKVESALSRTTDTKALVIGIETLPRVADMFKELFPGRRALVVADANTWRAAGGDVHRILAQAGVAQDEPHVFTDPKLYAEWTFVEQLDGVLSRTDAIPVAVGSGVINDLTKLCSHHNGRRYMVVGTAASMDGYTAYGASITKDGNKQTFDCPAPLGMVLDPTIAAAAPAKMSASGYADLIAKIPAGADWMLADAVGSELLDEFAFSVVQDGLKDALCDPAGVRAGNVAKVEQLAEGLLLSGFAMQATQSSRPASGAEHQFSHLWDMEHLKYNGASVSHGFKVGIGTLASTAFIEMLLDTPVETLDVEKCVAAWKSWEETEKDIYRIFDNDPEFVARGLVETKGKYVDKEGLRRQLQRLQKAWPALSGHIRRQIIPFGEVRRRLELVGAPYEPEHIGVSRAKFRASFEKIPYMRSRFTVIDIAFRCGWMDEWLDKLFGKGGIWEIK, from the coding sequence ATGAATAAAGTAGAAAGCGCTCTGTCGCGCACGACCGATACCAAAGCTCTGGTAATCGGAATCGAAACCCTTCCGCGGGTCGCGGATATGTTCAAGGAACTCTTTCCCGGCAGGCGTGCGCTTGTCGTCGCCGATGCCAATACGTGGCGGGCGGCCGGAGGCGATGTTCACCGGATTCTGGCTCAGGCGGGTGTTGCGCAGGACGAGCCGCATGTTTTCACCGATCCGAAGCTTTATGCCGAGTGGACGTTCGTCGAACAGCTGGACGGGGTGCTGTCCCGCACCGACGCCATTCCCGTCGCAGTGGGATCGGGCGTTATCAACGACCTGACCAAACTCTGCTCGCACCACAACGGGCGCCGCTATATGGTCGTGGGAACCGCGGCGTCGATGGACGGCTATACGGCCTACGGAGCCTCGATCACCAAGGACGGCAACAAACAGACCTTCGACTGTCCGGCTCCGCTGGGCATGGTGCTCGATCCGACGATCGCCGCCGCCGCGCCTGCGAAAATGTCGGCGTCGGGATATGCCGACCTGATTGCGAAGATTCCGGCCGGGGCCGATTGGATGCTCGCCGATGCGGTCGGCTCCGAACTGCTCGACGAATTCGCCTTTTCGGTGGTGCAGGACGGACTGAAGGACGCCCTCTGCGACCCCGCAGGCGTGCGTGCCGGCAATGTGGCCAAGGTCGAACAGCTGGCCGAAGGTTTGCTGCTGAGCGGTTTCGCGATGCAGGCTACGCAGTCGAGCCGCCCCGCGTCGGGCGCCGAACACCAGTTCAGCCACCTTTGGGACATGGAGCACCTCAAATACAACGGCGCATCCGTCTCGCACGGTTTCAAGGTCGGCATCGGCACGCTGGCTTCGACGGCTTTTATCGAGATGCTGCTCGATACGCCGGTCGAGACGCTCGACGTCGAAAAATGCGTCGCCGCATGGAAATCGTGGGAGGAGACCGAAAAGGATATCTACCGGATTTTCGACAACGATCCTGAGTTCGTGGCCCGCGGTCTGGTCGAGACCAAAGGCAAGTATGTCGATAAGGAGGGGCTGCGCCGCCAGCTGCAGCGTCTGCAGAAGGCGTGGCCCGCGCTGAGCGGCCATATCCGCCGGCAGATCATTCCCTTCGGCGAGGTCCGCCGCCGTCTCGAACTGGTCGGGGCGCCTTACGAGCCGGAGCATATCGGCGTTTCGCGCGCCAAGTTCCGCGCCAGCTTCGAAAAGATACCCTACATGCGCAGCCGCTTTACGGTGATCGATATCGCGTTCCGCTGCGGATGGATGGATGAATGGCTCGACAAACTCTTCGGAAAAGGCGGAATTTGGGAAATAAAATAG
- a CDS encoding MFS transporter — protein MTPEQTKRFKYWQTRTIVATMIGYALFYFVRKNFSLAMPGLEADLGISKTSLGIFLTLNGVVYGLSRFVNGILADRMNARWYMAVGLALCALANFAFGFGEDVSYWITGQHDGSQFTNTMILFMGIMWVINGMLQGTGFPPCARLLTHWIPPTQLATKMSVWNTSHSIGAGLVVILCGYIMGTLGMNVSADPDAVAAMAANLGVQPGDAAGMERVMAAAAHAGAWKWCFWIPSAISFAGAIGLVVFLRDTPSSVGLPELEGTEVRKEKKAAKGAEHRAFLMKHVFKNPLIWILGFANFFVYVVRFSVLDWGPSLLSQSKGVSMEHAGWLVAMFEIAGIVGMLVAGWATDRWLKGRAHRTCVFCMAGAAIFVFLFWQLPGDAPVWLLFTTLCAAGFCIYGPQALIGIAAANQATKNAAATANGLTGLFGYASTVVSGVGLGYVAQHYGWNWAYVGILGMAVVGMLVFLLMWGARADGYDAEPEHD, from the coding sequence ATGACTCCTGAACAAACCAAGCGCTTCAAGTACTGGCAGACCCGTACGATCGTCGCCACGATGATCGGTTACGCGCTCTTTTATTTCGTGCGTAAAAACTTTTCGCTGGCCATGCCCGGCCTTGAGGCCGATCTGGGGATCTCGAAAACCAGTCTGGGAATTTTCCTGACCCTGAACGGCGTGGTCTACGGACTTTCGCGTTTCGTGAACGGCATTCTGGCCGACCGGATGAACGCCCGCTGGTACATGGCTGTCGGACTTGCGCTCTGCGCATTGGCCAACTTCGCCTTCGGATTCGGCGAAGACGTCTCCTACTGGATCACGGGCCAGCACGACGGTTCGCAGTTCACCAATACGATGATCCTCTTCATGGGTATCATGTGGGTGATAAACGGCATGCTGCAGGGAACGGGATTCCCGCCCTGCGCCCGTCTGCTGACCCACTGGATTCCGCCCACGCAGCTGGCGACGAAGATGTCGGTGTGGAATACCTCGCACTCGATCGGGGCCGGTCTGGTCGTGATCCTCTGCGGATATATCATGGGTACGCTGGGCATGAACGTCTCGGCCGATCCCGACGCCGTGGCGGCCATGGCCGCCAATCTGGGCGTACAGCCCGGTGACGCCGCGGGTATGGAGCGCGTCATGGCGGCCGCTGCGCATGCCGGGGCGTGGAAATGGTGTTTCTGGATTCCTTCCGCCATTTCGTTCGCAGGCGCTATCGGGCTTGTCGTCTTCCTGCGCGACACGCCCTCGTCGGTGGGGCTTCCCGAATTGGAGGGCACCGAGGTCAGGAAGGAGAAGAAAGCCGCCAAAGGTGCCGAGCACCGTGCATTCCTGATGAAGCACGTCTTCAAGAACCCGCTGATCTGGATTCTGGGTTTTGCCAATTTCTTCGTCTATGTCGTCCGCTTTTCGGTCCTCGACTGGGGGCCTTCGCTGCTGAGCCAGTCGAAGGGCGTCAGCATGGAGCACGCCGGCTGGCTCGTGGCGATGTTCGAGATTGCGGGCATCGTCGGCATGCTGGTCGCCGGCTGGGCGACGGACAGGTGGCTGAAAGGCCGTGCCCACCGCACCTGCGTATTCTGCATGGCGGGAGCCGCGATTTTCGTCTTCCTCTTCTGGCAGCTGCCCGGTGACGCTCCCGTCTGGCTGCTCTTCACGACCCTCTGCGCCGCCGGTTTCTGCATCTACGGTCCGCAGGCGCTGATCGGCATCGCCGCGGCGAATCAGGCTACGAAGAACGCCGCCGCGACGGCCAACGGTCTTACGGGTCTGTTCGGTTACGCGAGCACCGTCGTTTCGGGTGTCGGACTGGGCTATGTGGCGCAGCA